A part of Crassostrea angulata isolate pt1a10 chromosome 5, ASM2561291v2, whole genome shotgun sequence genomic DNA contains:
- the LOC128183127 gene encoding uncharacterized protein LOC128183127: MGASCTCYATVSPVVMETRTVVKDGGQEGDETVNRHQIKKTSRFKRRSELSVTSDDNPRQVYVIHLSAVLLNPRDCPQLVDFILDKPVIMVEIGVMINKNGKSCGPKKVIMDPEIDWDGLDITQQVPRRVSVTDGTARVYGVLSRSFNCQLENQKVTLNALLLGQKNISLTTDIQDDKEYSLLDVTEMFNCFMSENTGCTKKSSAIKKVSIASRNRRTSTEERDGKDGDSESRSSRLISAYLADDSYNAGKDIVRKVSIEEKVFKRPDKEKKVSTTVTEEEIRISPPEVSDDVPRRKLSNKGEKQRRSSEERKKKKEEKKGKNSKEEKFRRHSGGDQRIKNVRKVTPHCKIMVTEPGVCCSKEPCLSQLEEEDEGRTSMATDNSDHVYSSTCSLQRRISSSMCYSPGPGHHFDPITELSCEEDDGERKWREKQRSVSCT; encoded by the exons ATGGGTGCCTCTTGTACATGTTACG CCACTGTTTCGCCAGTTGTCATGGAAACAAGAACTGTCGTTAAGGATGGAGGCCAGGAAGGAGACGAGACAGTGAACAGACACCAG ATCAAAAAGACTTCTCGCTTCAAGCGTCGGAGTGAGTTATCTGTGACGTCAGACGACAACCCCCGACAAGTTTACGTCATCCACCTGTCCGCGGTCCTCCTTAACCCCCGGGACTGTCCACAGCTAGTGGACTTCATCCTGGACAAGCCTGTTATAATGGTGGAAATAGGGGTCATGATAAACAAGAATGGTAAATCGTGCGGGCCGAAGAAAGTCATCATGGATCCGGAAATTGACTGGGACGGTTTGGATATTACTCAGCAAG TTCCTCGTCGGGTCTCCGTGACCGATGGCACGGCTCGAGTCTACGGCGTACTCTCAAGGTCATTCAACTGTCAGCTGGAGAATCAGAAAGTGACCCTCAATGCCCTCCTGCTGGGACAAAAGAAC ATATCGCTGACTACTGATATACAGGATGACAAAGAATACTCACTACTTGACGTCACAGAAATGTTCAACTGTTTCATG tCTGAAAACACCGGATGCACAAAGA AATCTTCAGCAATTAAAAAGGTATCCATTGCAAGCCGAAACAGAAGAACGTCAACTGAAGAACGCGATGGTAAAGATGGCGACAGCGAATCAAGAAGTTCCCGCCTGATCTCCGCCTACCTAGCAGACGACAGCTACAACGCGGGAAAAGACATCGTCAGAAAAGTGTCCATAGAAGAGAAAGTGTTCAAGCGGCCAGACAAGGAAAAAAAGGTCTCCACAACTGTTACAGAAGAAGAAATTCGGATTTCTCCACCGGAAGTCAGCGATGATGTCCCTCGTCGGAAGTTGTCCAATAAAGGCGAAAAACAAAGACGTTCGTCGGAAGAGAGGAAAAAGAAGAAGGAggagaaaaaggggaaaaattCAAAAGAGGAAAAATTCAG ACGACATTCGGGGGGAGATCAGAGGATAAAAAACGTGAGAAAGGTGACCCCGCATTGTAAGATCATGGTCACGG AGCCGGGCGTGTGCTGTTCTAAGGAGCCGTGTCTCTCTCAGCTGGAGGAGGAAGACGAAGGCCGCACCTCCATGGCAACCGACAACAGCGACCACGTGTACTCAAGCACGTGCAGCCTACAGCGACGGATCTCCTCCTCTATGTGCTATTCCCCCGGCCCCGGGCACCACTTTGATCCAATCACAGAACTGTCCTGTGAAGAGGACGATGGAGaaagaaaatggcgggaaaaacAGCGCTCAGTCAGCTGCACGTGA